In Rhizobium sp. WSM4643, the following are encoded in one genomic region:
- the ilvN gene encoding acetolactate synthase small subunit, giving the protein MNAHLQPTGSAYFISPETAAVESHTLSVLVDNEPGVLARVIGLFSGRGYNIESLTVSETEHQAHLSRITVVTRGTPQVLEQIKAQLERIVPVHRVVDLTVRARELGQDRPIEREVALVKVIGEGEMRAETLRLADAFHAKVVDATVGHFILEITGKSSKIDQFVAIMKPLGLIEVCRTGIAAMNRGVQGM; this is encoded by the coding sequence ATGAACGCACACCTACAGCCCACGGGCTCCGCCTATTTCATCTCGCCGGAAACGGCGGCCGTCGAAAGCCACACGCTTTCGGTTCTCGTCGACAACGAGCCGGGCGTTCTTGCCCGGGTCATCGGCCTGTTTTCCGGCCGCGGCTATAATATCGAGAGCCTGACCGTCTCCGAGACCGAGCATCAGGCGCATCTTTCCCGCATCACCGTCGTCACACGCGGCACGCCGCAGGTGCTGGAGCAGATCAAGGCGCAGCTCGAGCGCATCGTGCCGGTGCATCGCGTCGTCGACCTGACGGTGCGTGCCCGCGAGCTCGGCCAGGACCGGCCGATTGAGCGCGAAGTCGCGCTGGTCAAGGTGATCGGCGAGGGCGAGATGCGTGCCGAGACGCTGCGCCTTGCCGATGCCTTCCATGCCAAGGTAGTGGATGCGACGGTCGGTCACTTCATTCTGGAGATCACCGGCAAATCGTCGAAGATCGATCAGTTCGTGGCGATCATGAAGCCGCTTGGCCTCATCGAGGTGTGCCGTACCGGGATTGCGGCGATGAACCGCGGCGTGCAGGGCATGTAA
- a CDS encoding acetolactate synthase 3 large subunit: MSTDNQAAGNRMTGAEIVLKALKDNGVEHIFGYPGGAVLPIYDEIFQQEDVKHILVRHEQGAGHAAEGYARSTGKVGVMLVTSGPGATNAVTPLQDALMDSIPLVCLTGQVPTSLIGSDAFQECDTVGITRPCTKHNWLVKDVNELAAVIHEAFRIAQSGRPGPVVVDIPKDVQFATGTYTPPADYTIQKSYQPKIQGDLNQIHAAIELMANARRPVIYSGGGVVNSGPEASKLLRELVELTDFPITSTLMGLGAYPASGKNWLKMLGMHGSYEANMAMHDCDVMVCIGARFDDRITGRLNAFSPTSKKIHIDIDPSSINKNVRVDIGIRGDVGHVLEDMVRLWRALPKKPEKGRLDDWWTDIARWRARNSFAYTKSNDVIMPQYALERLFAHTKDRDTYITTEVGQHQMWAAQFFGFEQPNRWMTSGGLGTMGYGLPAALGVQIAHPDSLVIDIAGDASIQMCIQEMSAAIQHDAPIKIFIMNNQYMGMVRQWQQLLHGNRLSNSYTEAMPDFVKLAEAYGAVGLRCEKPENLDDTILEMIEVRKPVIFDCRVANLANCFPMIPSGKAHNEMLLPDEATDEAVANAIDAKGRALV; encoded by the coding sequence ATGAGCACGGACAATCAGGCGGCAGGCAATCGGATGACGGGGGCGGAGATCGTTCTCAAGGCGCTGAAGGACAACGGCGTCGAACATATTTTCGGCTATCCCGGCGGCGCGGTCCTGCCGATCTACGACGAGATCTTCCAACAGGAAGACGTCAAGCACATCCTCGTCCGACACGAGCAGGGCGCCGGCCATGCAGCCGAAGGCTACGCCCGCTCCACCGGCAAAGTCGGCGTCATGCTGGTCACCTCTGGCCCAGGCGCTACCAATGCGGTCACGCCGCTTCAGGACGCGCTGATGGATTCGATCCCGCTCGTCTGCCTGACCGGCCAGGTTCCGACCTCGCTGATCGGCTCCGACGCCTTCCAGGAATGCGACACGGTCGGCATTACCCGCCCCTGCACCAAGCACAACTGGCTGGTCAAGGACGTCAACGAGCTTGCCGCCGTCATTCACGAGGCCTTCCGCATTGCCCAATCCGGCCGTCCGGGCCCTGTCGTCGTCGATATTCCGAAGGACGTGCAGTTTGCGACCGGCACCTACACGCCTCCCGCCGACTACACGATCCAGAAGAGCTACCAGCCGAAGATCCAGGGCGACCTCAACCAGATCCATGCGGCAATCGAGCTGATGGCGAATGCGCGCCGTCCCGTCATCTATTCCGGCGGCGGCGTCGTCAATTCCGGCCCCGAGGCTTCCAAGCTGCTGCGTGAGCTGGTCGAACTCACCGATTTCCCGATCACCTCGACGCTGATGGGCCTCGGCGCCTATCCCGCTTCGGGCAAGAACTGGCTGAAGATGCTCGGCATGCACGGCTCCTACGAGGCCAACATGGCGATGCACGATTGCGACGTCATGGTCTGCATCGGCGCGCGTTTCGACGACCGCATCACCGGCCGTCTCAATGCCTTTTCGCCGACCTCGAAGAAGATCCATATCGATATCGATCCATCCTCGATCAACAAGAACGTCCGCGTCGATATCGGCATCCGCGGCGATGTCGGCCATGTCCTCGAAGACATGGTCCGCCTGTGGCGGGCGCTGCCGAAGAAGCCGGAAAAGGGTCGCCTGGACGACTGGTGGACCGATATCGCCCGCTGGCGGGCACGCAACTCCTTCGCCTATACGAAGAGCAATGATGTCATCATGCCGCAATATGCGCTGGAGCGGCTCTTCGCCCACACCAAGGACCGCGATACCTACATCACCACCGAGGTCGGCCAGCACCAGATGTGGGCGGCACAGTTCTTCGGTTTCGAGCAGCCGAACCGCTGGATGACTTCGGGCGGCCTCGGCACGATGGGCTACGGCCTGCCGGCAGCACTCGGCGTGCAGATCGCCCATCCCGACAGCCTCGTCATCGACATTGCCGGTGATGCCTCGATCCAGATGTGCATCCAGGAAATGTCGGCGGCGATCCAGCACGATGCGCCGATCAAGATCTTCATCATGAACAACCAATATATGGGCATGGTGCGCCAGTGGCAGCAGCTGCTGCATGGCAATCGTCTTTCCAACTCCTACACGGAGGCGATGCCCGATTTCGTCAAGCTGGCGGAAGCCTATGGCGCCGTCGGCCTGCGCTGCGAAAAGCCGGAAAATCTCGACGACACCATTCTGGAGATGATTGAAGTCAGGAAGCCGGTCATTTTCGATTGCCGCGTCGCCAATCTCGCCAACTGCTTCCCGATGATCCCCTCGGGCAAGGCTCATAACGAAATGCTGTTGCCGGACGAAGCCACCGACGAAGCGGTCGCCAATGCGATCGATGCCAAGGGCCGCGCGCTCGTCTAA
- a CDS encoding ATP-binding protein: protein MLNNDLRMSGKAGEHDRRDGHTPGNRFLGRVVACSGSRATIAAVAEQGGTDLTELWSVGRLISISVGRNRVVALVYQMNTGSHAWGEGEDNIFKIETELLGEVRVDEDGREEFSTGISRYPYLGAIAHRIRSADLMRIYDAGEGTTAVIGKLTQDESIDAAIHIPTMLSKHFAVVGSTGVGKSTAVSLLLHKAIAADPKLRVLILDPHNEFAAAFPEHAVTIDTDTLDLPFWLMRLEEFAEVVFRGRPPVPEELDMLRDILPEAKRAFRGSDNSLVRRTTEKSSITADTPVPYRMADLLALIDERIGRLEGRSEKPFLRSLKMRLIAAINDPRYHFMFSNNTISDTITETIAQIFRIPGENRPICTFQLAGIPSEVVNSVASVLCRMAFEVALWSDGAIHMLVVCEEAHRYIPSDPSLGFVPTRQAIARIAKEGRKYGVSLGIITQRPGELDQTILSQCSTLFAMRLANDRDQEIIRSAIPNSSISTTSFISSIGNGEAIAFGEAISVPMRMRFSRVDEKLLPKASSANSKNSEEDPDTVDLRKIVTRMRAVTVGPDISNFQQSYAASAADFDEADPTDEDLDAKQYTPPVSSAAPPAPAPLESYRRELLPQTPRLDPATSPAIDPRLDALRREMRRDEPVFARPAPPADQPAVSRREPGTSLRESILKKPLSSLYNKD, encoded by the coding sequence TTGCTCAACAACGACTTGCGCATGTCTGGCAAGGCAGGCGAGCACGATCGCCGCGATGGCCATACGCCGGGAAATCGCTTTCTCGGCCGCGTCGTCGCATGCAGCGGTTCGCGGGCGACGATTGCCGCCGTCGCCGAACAAGGCGGCACCGATCTGACCGAACTCTGGTCCGTGGGGCGGCTGATTTCGATCAGCGTCGGCCGCAACCGCGTCGTCGCACTCGTCTATCAGATGAACACCGGCAGCCATGCCTGGGGCGAAGGCGAAGACAATATTTTCAAGATCGAGACAGAGCTGCTCGGCGAAGTGCGTGTCGACGAGGACGGGCGCGAGGAATTCTCGACCGGCATCTCGCGTTATCCCTATCTCGGCGCCATCGCTCACCGCATCCGATCCGCCGACCTGATGCGCATCTACGATGCCGGCGAAGGTACGACCGCCGTCATTGGCAAGCTGACGCAGGACGAAAGCATCGATGCGGCGATCCACATCCCCACGATGCTCTCCAAGCATTTCGCCGTCGTCGGCTCCACCGGCGTCGGCAAGTCGACGGCCGTGTCGCTGCTGCTGCACAAGGCGATCGCGGCGGATCCGAAGCTGCGCGTCCTGATCCTCGATCCGCATAACGAATTCGCCGCCGCCTTTCCCGAGCACGCCGTCACCATCGATACCGATACGCTCGACCTGCCCTTCTGGCTGATGCGGCTGGAGGAATTTGCCGAGGTCGTGTTTCGCGGCCGCCCGCCGGTGCCCGAAGAGCTCGACATGCTGCGCGATATCCTGCCGGAGGCGAAGCGCGCCTTCCGCGGCAGCGACAACTCGCTGGTGCGCCGCACGACGGAAAAGAGTTCGATCACAGCCGACACGCCGGTTCCCTACCGCATGGCCGATCTGCTGGCGCTGATCGACGAGCGCATCGGCCGTCTGGAAGGCCGCTCGGAAAAGCCCTTCCTGCGGTCGCTGAAGATGCGTCTCATCGCTGCGATCAACGATCCGCGCTATCACTTCATGTTCTCCAACAACACGATCAGCGACACGATCACCGAAACCATCGCGCAGATCTTCCGCATCCCCGGCGAGAACCGTCCGATCTGCACTTTCCAGCTTGCCGGCATCCCCTCCGAGGTCGTCAATTCTGTCGCCTCCGTACTCTGCCGCATGGCCTTCGAGGTGGCGCTGTGGAGCGACGGCGCTATCCACATGCTCGTCGTCTGCGAGGAAGCTCACCGCTATATCCCCTCCGATCCAAGCCTGGGCTTCGTGCCGACGCGCCAGGCGATCGCCCGCATCGCCAAGGAAGGCCGCAAATACGGCGTCTCGCTCGGCATCATCACCCAGCGCCCCGGCGAACTTGATCAGACGATCCTGTCGCAGTGTTCGACACTCTTTGCCATGCGCCTTGCCAACGACCGAGACCAGGAAATCATCCGCTCGGCCATTCCGAATTCGTCGATCTCGACGACCAGCTTCATCTCCTCGATCGGCAATGGCGAAGCGATCGCCTTCGGCGAGGCGATCAGCGTGCCGATGCGCATGCGCTTTTCCCGCGTCGACGAAAAGCTCCTGCCGAAGGCGAGCAGCGCCAACAGCAAGAACAGCGAGGAAGATCCGGATACGGTCGATCTGCGCAAGATCGTCACCCGCATGCGGGCGGTGACCGTCGGACCCGACATTTCGAATTTCCAGCAGAGCTATGCCGCGTCCGCGGCAGACTTCGACGAGGCTGATCCAACCGACGAGGATCTCGACGCGAAGCAATACACGCCGCCCGTCTCGTCCGCCGCGCCGCCCGCCCCCGCGCCGCTTGAATCCTACCGCCGCGAACTGCTGCCGCAAACACCGCGGCTGGACCCCGCCACGTCACCCGCGATCGATCCCAGGCTGGACGCGCTCCGCCGTGAGATGCGCCGCGATGAGCCGGTCTTTGCCCGGCCGGCACCGCCGGCGGATCAGCCCGCAGTCTCCCGCCGGGAGCCCGGCACATCGCTGCGCGAAAGCATCCTGAAAAAACCGCTGAGCAGTCTCTACAACAAGGATTGA
- a CDS encoding dihydrodipicolinate synthase family protein, with translation MSVASAFHGLSAFPPTPADKDGRVDTEALCRLLERLCDAGVASIGLLGSTGIYAFLTCEERRRAVEAAVECVRGRVPLVVGVGALRTDHARSLARDAEAAGADALLLAPVSYTPLTQDEAYEHFLAVTEVAKLPLCIYNNPGTTHFTFSRDLLQRLSDIETIRAVKMPLPVDGDFAGELATLREKTKLAIGYSGDWGAAEALLSGADAWYSVIGGMLPRVALALTRAAIAGEGGEARRLDGLLEPLWQTFKAFGSLRVVYTLVDLLSLAGAELPRPLLPLGPMDRQRVLEAVEPLIALESELKPQSLL, from the coding sequence ATGTCTGTCGCCTCTGCATTTCATGGCCTTTCGGCTTTTCCGCCAACGCCCGCCGATAAGGATGGCCGGGTCGACACCGAAGCTCTCTGCCGCCTGCTGGAACGCCTGTGCGATGCAGGTGTCGCTTCGATAGGCCTTCTGGGCAGCACCGGGATCTACGCCTTTCTCACATGCGAGGAGCGACGGCGAGCCGTCGAGGCGGCGGTCGAGTGCGTTCGCGGTCGTGTTCCCCTCGTCGTCGGTGTCGGTGCTTTGAGGACAGACCACGCCCGGAGCCTTGCGAGGGATGCCGAGGCCGCTGGTGCAGATGCGCTTCTGCTTGCGCCGGTGTCCTATACGCCGCTTACTCAGGACGAAGCCTACGAGCATTTCCTTGCGGTCACCGAGGTGGCGAAGCTGCCGCTTTGCATCTACAATAATCCCGGGACGACCCACTTCACCTTCAGCCGGGACCTTCTGCAGCGCCTGTCTGACATCGAGACGATCAGGGCGGTGAAGATGCCTCTGCCAGTTGACGGCGATTTTGCAGGCGAACTGGCGACACTGCGTGAGAAGACCAAGCTTGCGATCGGCTACAGCGGCGACTGGGGCGCTGCCGAAGCGCTGCTTTCAGGTGCCGACGCCTGGTACAGCGTCATCGGCGGCATGCTTCCGCGCGTCGCCCTTGCCCTGACCAGGGCCGCGATTGCGGGCGAGGGCGGCGAAGCGCGTCGGCTCGATGGTCTTCTCGAGCCGCTCTGGCAAACGTTCAAGGCGTTCGGAAGCCTTCGTGTGGTCTACACGCTGGTCGACCTTCTTTCACTCGCCGGGGCAGAGCTCCCACGCCCTCTGTTGCCGCTCGGGCCGATGGACCGGCAACGGGTGCTCGAGGCCGTCGAGCCACTGATCGCCCTGGAAAGCGAGCTGAAGCCTCAATCCTTGTTGTAG
- a CDS encoding LysE family translocator has translation MQDLLVVYIAYAIAAGSPGPSNMAIMNMAMRQGRRPALALAAGVITMSTCWGLVAVTGISTLLVRYAHALLLLKIGGGLYLLWLAWRAARSAAVPDRPASEVVRPAAQLGTLYRRGVLMHLGNPKAVLGWVAIMSLGLKPGASPEMAVTAFGGCVLLGISIFAGYAVLFSTAPMVRGYARARRWIEGSLAVFFAGAGSRLLFSH, from the coding sequence ATGCAGGATCTTCTCGTCGTCTACATTGCCTACGCAATCGCTGCGGGCAGTCCCGGACCAAGCAACATGGCCATCATGAATATGGCGATGCGGCAAGGGCGTCGACCCGCGCTCGCCCTTGCCGCCGGGGTTATAACGATGTCGACATGCTGGGGGCTGGTCGCGGTCACCGGCATCTCGACACTTCTGGTCCGCTATGCTCATGCCCTGTTGCTTCTCAAGATCGGAGGCGGGTTGTACCTTCTCTGGCTCGCCTGGAGGGCGGCCCGCTCGGCCGCCGTCCCTGATAGACCGGCAAGCGAGGTCGTTCGACCCGCCGCGCAACTCGGCACACTCTATCGTCGCGGCGTTCTGATGCATCTCGGCAATCCGAAGGCGGTTCTGGGCTGGGTGGCGATCATGTCGCTCGGCCTGAAGCCCGGCGCTTCGCCGGAGATGGCCGTCACGGCTTTCGGTGGATGCGTGCTGCTCGGGATCTCGATATTTGCCGGCTATGCCGTGCTCTTCTCGACGGCGCCGATGGTGCGCGGCTACGCCCGTGCGCGGCGGTGGATCGAAGGCAGCCTCGCCGTCTTCTTCGCGGGCGCCGGATCGCGCCTGCTGTTCTCACATTGA
- the pdxR gene encoding MocR-like pyridoxine biosynthesis transcription factor PdxR, whose protein sequence is MSKRRSTIEIPSLNAIDRMANVSRQLAQALRNAIACGELRPGERLPSTRSLAASLKIARGTVVEVFDQLTAEGYLEARVGSGTRIAAHLMGATPTLPPAPAAPSIADAVDLPSQAARLIAIARALTPHPPVPFAIAVPACGIAPDDNWRRLGNRVRASRQAAPSGYHDPMGLLELRLAIADHVRRARAVHCEPEQVIVTSGTQQGLYMAGRVLLSRDDPVWAEDPAYPGLTAVLDDLGVRMHRLPVDTQGMNVERGLELCPQARAAFVTPSHQYPIGMPLSMARRNALIAWADQNRAWIVEDDYDSELRYAGHPFPSMQGLRPSRVIYLGTFSKVLFPSLRLGYVIAPSPLAEAFAGARAILDRHSPTGEQHVLAAYMREGYFEAHIRRIRGLYAERRAVLLSALDRALPEGCRVQESDQGMHILLWLPEEVDDVQLAARALSAGLAVRAISPMYATRPARPGLMLGFGGFLPEQLQAAIGGLVNLLSQQMSQAGGPQQTET, encoded by the coding sequence ATGTCCAAACGGCGCAGCACCATCGAAATCCCATCGCTCAACGCGATCGATCGAATGGCCAATGTCAGCCGTCAGCTTGCCCAGGCCTTGCGGAATGCAATCGCCTGCGGTGAGCTGAGGCCAGGCGAACGCCTTCCTTCGACGCGGAGTCTTGCGGCTTCGCTGAAGATCGCGCGCGGCACTGTCGTCGAGGTGTTCGATCAGCTGACTGCCGAAGGCTATCTCGAAGCGCGGGTCGGATCCGGAACTCGTATTGCCGCTCATCTGATGGGCGCAACGCCGACGCTCCCGCCCGCGCCGGCAGCGCCATCAATCGCGGATGCTGTCGACTTGCCTTCCCAGGCTGCCCGACTGATCGCCATCGCCCGTGCGCTCACCCCGCACCCGCCCGTTCCCTTTGCCATCGCCGTCCCGGCTTGCGGTATTGCGCCCGACGACAACTGGCGCCGTCTCGGCAACCGCGTGCGCGCGTCGCGACAGGCCGCACCCTCGGGTTATCACGATCCTATGGGCTTGCTCGAACTCAGGCTTGCCATTGCCGACCACGTCCGGCGCGCGCGGGCCGTTCATTGCGAGCCGGAACAGGTCATCGTCACGTCAGGCACCCAGCAAGGCCTCTATATGGCGGGCCGGGTCCTTCTCTCGCGCGACGATCCGGTATGGGCCGAGGACCCGGCCTATCCCGGCTTGACGGCAGTGCTCGACGATCTCGGCGTACGGATGCACCGCCTGCCGGTCGATACACAGGGAATGAACGTGGAACGCGGCCTCGAGCTATGTCCGCAGGCTCGCGCCGCATTCGTCACCCCTTCGCACCAATATCCGATCGGGATGCCGCTCAGTATGGCGCGGCGCAATGCCTTGATCGCCTGGGCTGATCAAAATCGCGCCTGGATCGTCGAGGACGACTACGACAGTGAGCTGCGTTATGCCGGACACCCATTTCCCTCCATGCAGGGATTGCGTCCGTCACGCGTCATCTATCTCGGCACCTTCAGCAAGGTGCTCTTTCCTTCCCTGCGCCTCGGCTACGTCATCGCCCCTTCTCCGCTCGCAGAAGCCTTTGCCGGCGCCCGCGCCATTCTCGACCGGCATTCGCCGACCGGCGAACAGCACGTTCTGGCGGCCTATATGCGGGAAGGCTATTTCGAAGCGCATATCCGGCGCATCCGCGGCCTCTATGCCGAACGCCGCGCTGTTCTGCTCTCGGCGCTCGATCGGGCCTTGCCTGAGGGGTGCCGCGTCCAGGAGAGCGACCAGGGCATGCATATTCTTCTGTGGCTGCCCGAGGAGGTCGACGACGTGCAACTCGCAGCCCGCGCTCTCTCGGCCGGCCTCGCCGTGCGTGCGATCTCCCCGATGTATGCCACGCGGCCGGCGCGCCCCGGCCTGATGCTGGGCTTCGGTGGATTTCTGCCGGAACAGCTGCAGGCGGCGATTGGAGGACTCGTCAATCTGCTGAGCCAGCAGATGTCTCAAGCAGGAGGCCCGCAACAAACTGAAACCTAA
- the miaA gene encoding tRNA (adenosine(37)-N6)-dimethylallyltransferase MiaA, with amino-acid sequence MMENLLSTVNAILITGPTASGKSALAVELARRHDGAVVNADSMQVYDTLQVLTARPSEEEMQGVPHHLYGHVPAGATYSTGAWLRDVAALLPVLRTTGRLPVFVGGTGLYFKALTGGLSDMPEIPEALRDELRTRLLQEGPDGLYAELAEADPAMAANLNRQDGQRIVRALEVMRATGRSIADFQGRSGAEVIDATQARKIVVLPDRAVLHQRINGRFEKMLQQGAEDEVRALLALGLPAEAPVMKAIGVSQIAAMVRGEMTREEVLEKGAAATRQYAKRQMTWFRNQMDDSWERLTV; translated from the coding sequence ATGATGGAAAACCTTCTGAGCACAGTGAATGCGATCCTGATAACCGGGCCGACCGCCAGCGGCAAGTCCGCGCTCGCTGTCGAATTGGCCAGGCGCCATGACGGCGCGGTTGTCAACGCCGACAGCATGCAGGTCTATGACACGCTGCAGGTGCTGACCGCGCGGCCGTCGGAGGAGGAGATGCAGGGTGTGCCGCATCATCTCTACGGCCACGTGCCGGCAGGTGCGACCTATTCCACAGGCGCCTGGCTGCGCGATGTCGCAGCACTGCTGCCGGTGCTGAGGACCACGGGGCGGCTGCCGGTCTTCGTCGGCGGCACCGGGCTTTATTTCAAGGCACTAACCGGCGGCCTCTCCGATATGCCCGAGATACCCGAGGCGCTACGGGACGAACTCAGGACGCGGCTGTTGCAGGAGGGACCGGACGGGCTGTATGCGGAGCTCGCCGAAGCCGATCCCGCCATGGCGGCAAACCTCAACCGACAGGACGGGCAGCGCATCGTCCGGGCGCTCGAAGTGATGAGGGCGACGGGACGGTCGATCGCCGATTTCCAGGGCCGGTCGGGGGCGGAGGTCATCGACGCCACCCAGGCCCGCAAGATCGTCGTGCTGCCAGACAGAGCAGTGCTGCACCAGCGCATCAACGGGCGTTTCGAAAAGATGCTGCAGCAAGGCGCGGAAGATGAGGTAAGGGCGCTGCTCGCGCTCGGCCTGCCGGCCGAGGCGCCTGTGATGAAAGCAATCGGCGTGTCGCAGATTGCGGCGATGGTCAGGGGCGAGATGACGCGCGAGGAGGTGCTGGAGAAGGGGGCTGCGGCGACGCGGCAATATGCCAAGCGGCAAATGACATGGTTTCGCAACCAAATGGACGATAGCTGGGAGCGGCTGACAGTTTAG
- the serB gene encoding phosphoserine phosphatase SerB yields the protein MALVATLVANPSNPVLTPEIAEQAAKAVNASGLYWLADGVACDIALRDGTDAQAAEANILAVIASAPIDLVIQEQETRRKKLLIADMDSTMIGQECIDELAAEVGLKEKVAIITARAMNGEIAFEPALRERVALLKGLPISVVDEVIAKRITLTPGGPELIATMKSKGLYTALVSGGFTVFTSRIAATLGFDENRANTLLEDGGILSGFVAEPILGKQAKVDALNEISARLGISPEEAIAVGDGANDLGMLQLAGAGVALHAKPAVAAEAQMRINHGDLTALLYIQGYRKTDFVRA from the coding sequence ATGGCCCTCGTTGCCACGCTTGTTGCCAATCCGTCAAATCCCGTGCTGACACCCGAAATCGCCGAGCAGGCGGCCAAGGCCGTGAACGCTTCCGGTCTCTACTGGCTGGCCGACGGCGTCGCCTGCGATATCGCGCTGCGCGACGGCACGGACGCGCAAGCGGCCGAGGCCAATATCCTTGCCGTCATAGCAAGCGCGCCCATCGACCTCGTCATCCAGGAGCAGGAGACCCGCCGCAAGAAGCTGCTGATCGCCGACATGGATTCGACGATGATCGGCCAGGAATGCATCGACGAACTCGCCGCCGAAGTCGGTCTGAAGGAGAAGGTCGCGATCATTACCGCCCGCGCCATGAACGGCGAGATCGCCTTCGAGCCTGCCCTGCGTGAGCGTGTCGCTCTGCTGAAGGGCTTGCCGATATCCGTCGTCGACGAGGTGATCGCCAAGCGCATCACGCTCACCCCGGGCGGCCCGGAACTGATCGCCACCATGAAGTCGAAAGGCCTTTACACCGCGCTTGTCTCAGGCGGTTTCACCGTTTTCACCAGCCGCATCGCCGCCACCCTCGGTTTCGACGAGAACCGCGCCAACACGCTGCTCGAAGACGGCGGCATTCTCTCCGGCTTCGTCGCCGAACCGATCCTCGGCAAGCAGGCGAAAGTCGATGCGCTGAACGAGATTTCGGCCCGCCTCGGCATTTCGCCGGAAGAAGCGATCGCCGTCGGCGACGGCGCCAACGATCTCGGCATGCTGCAACTGGCCGGCGCCGGCGTCGCCCTTCACGCCAAGCCGGCCGTCGCCGCCGAGGCGCAGATGCGCATCAACCACGGCGACCTGACCGCCCTGCTCTACATCCAGGGCTACCGGAAGACGGATTTCGTGAGGGCTTGA